The proteins below are encoded in one region of Xenopus laevis strain J_2021 chromosome 8L, Xenopus_laevis_v10.1, whole genome shotgun sequence:
- the ppp5c.L gene encoding serine/threonine-protein phosphatase 5 encodes MSQCRDVLTVTGSGNMAEAERAIEAGGEPASNREKTAEELKEQANEYFRVKDYDNAVQYYTQAIALSPDTAIYYGNRSLAYLRTECYGYALADASRAIQLDAKYIKGYYRRAASNMALGKLKAALKDYETVVKVRPHDKDAQMKFQECSKLVRQKAFERAIACEQHNRSVVDSLDIEGMTIEDEYTGPQLKDGNVTMDFMLELMQFYKDQKKLHRKCVYQMLVQVKDILSKLPSLVELSLEKSQQVTVCGDTHGQFYDLMNIFHLNGLPSENNPYIFNGDFVDRGSFSVEVIVTLFGFKLLYPAHFHLLRGNHETDTMNQMYGFEGEVKAKYSAQMFQLFSEVFQWLPLAMCVNQRVLIMHGGLFSEDGVTLDQIRSIERNRQPPDSGPMCDLLWSDPQPQDGRSTSKRGVSCQFGPDVTRQFLEENGLDYIIRSHEVKSEGYEVAHNGLCVTVFSAPNYCDQMGNKGAYIHLSGSDLKPKFHQFEAVPHPNIKPMMYANSLLQMGMM; translated from the exons ATGTCGCAGTGTCGTGACGTGTTGACAGTAACCGGCAGCGGGAACATGGCAGAGGCAGAGAGAGCTATAGAGGCCGGAGGAGAACCAGCAAGTAACAGGGAGAAAACTGCTGAGGAGCTAAAGGAACAAGCGAATGAATACTTCAGGG TAAAAGATTATGACAATGCTGTGCAGTATTACACCCAAGCCATTGCTCTTAGTCCAGACACTGCTATTTACTATGGGAATCGCAGTCTGGCATATCTCAGAACTGAATGTTATGGCTATGCCCTTGCCGATGCTTCCCGTGCCATCCAGCTGGATGCCAAATACATCAAAGGTTACTACAGAAGGGCAGCCAGTAATATGGCCCTGGGGAAGCTGAAAGCTGCTCTAAAGGACTATGAGACG GTAGTTAAAGTGCGTCCTCATGACAAAGATGCCCAAATGAAGTTTCAAGAGTGCAGTAAACTGGTCCGTCAGAAAGCTTTTGAAAGGGCAATCGCTTGTGAACAGCACAACCGCTCAGTGGTGGACTCACTTGACATCGAAGGAATGA CCATAGAAGATGAGTATACAGGTCCACAGTTGAAGGATGGGAACGTCACCATGGATTTTATGTTGGAGTTGATGCAGTTTTATAAAGATCAGAAGAAGCTTCATCGGAAATGTGTATATCAg ATGCTGGTACAAGTTAAAGATATTTTGTCTAAGCTCCCCAGTCTGGTGGAGCTCTCTCTGGAAAAG TCTCAACAGGTAACAGTCTGTGGTGACACACATGGTCAGTTTTACGACTTAATGAACATTTTCCATCTAAACGGTCTCCCTTCTGAGAATAATCCATAT ATATTTAATGGTGACTTTGTGGATCGCGGTTCATTTTCAGTGGAAGTCATAGTGACTCTCTTTGGGTTCAAATTGCTTTATCCAGCCCACTTCCATTTGCTCAGAG GGAACCATGAAACAGACACTATGAATCAGATGTATGGATttgaaggggaagtaaaggctAAATACTCGGCTCAAATGTTCCAGCTATTTAGTGAAGTCTTTCAGTGGCTGCCTTTGGCAATGTGTGTAAACCAACGAGTCTTG ATTATGCATGGAGGTCTCTTCTCAGAGGATGGAGTAACTTTGGATCAGATTCGAAGCATTGAAAGGAATCGGCAGCCACCAGATTCAG gtccAATGTGTGACTTGTTATGGTCTGATCCACAGCCTCAG GATGGACGCTCTACTAGCAAACGTGGTGTCAGCTGTCAGTTTGGCCCCGATGTCACACGCCAATTTTTGGAAGAAAATGGTCTAGATTACATTATCCGCAGCCATGAAGTGAAGTCAGAAGGATACGAAGTGGCTCATAATGGTTTATGTGTTACAGTGTTCTCTGCACCAAACTATTG TGATCAGATGGGTAATAAAGGAGCATACATACATCTCAGTGGCTCAGATCTGAAACCTAAGTTCCATCAGTTTGAGGCAGTG CCACACCCAAATATAAAGCCAATGATGTATGCAAATTCTCTGCTCCAAATGGGAATGATGTAA